The nucleotide window GAAATTCCCAAACTTCGAGAACTAGCCAGGAAAAGAAACTTGGAAGACATTAAATTGACCCACAAATTGATGGATGGCGATTTAATTTATGCGATAAAACAAGTTGTCAAAGACGAAAATATTGATTTTATTGTAATGGGAACTTCTGGGGCAACAGGTTGGGAATCATTTTTTGTAGGTTCCAATACGGGTTCCGTGGTTTCTGCAGTTGGTGTTCCTGTACTTAGTGTACCCTTTGAAGCTCAATATGATAAGGTAAAAACAATTGGTTTTACAACCCGGTTTAGAGATATAGATAAAAAGCCATTGAAAAATGTTATTAAAATTGCCAAAAAAACGTCGGCAGTGGTGAAATGTTTATATGTAAAAACCAGTAAGTCTGATGTTTCGGAGGAAACCATTAATGAATGGAAAACAGAATTCGAAAACGAACC belongs to Flavobacterium gilvum and includes:
- a CDS encoding universal stress protein, producing the protein MKKILFPTDFSEVANNAFVHALEFAKIVKGELLLLHTFELPIVDNQFIPDNYYNVFDSLQLAQFDMFKEEIPKLRELARKRNLEDIKLTHKLMDGDLIYAIKQVVKDENIDFIVMGTSGATGWESFFVGSNTGSVVSAVGVPVLSVPFEAQYDKVKTIGFTTRFRDIDKKPLKNVIKIAKKTSAVVKCLYVKTSKSDVSEETINEWKTEFENEPVNFSIVNSDLVKETILDFISHKNIDILAMITHKRNFFSELFSPSLTQKIANISIVPVLAMHEEG